The following coding sequences are from one Equus caballus isolate H_3958 breed thoroughbred chromosome 27, TB-T2T, whole genome shotgun sequence window:
- the CDKN2AIP gene encoding CDKN2A-interacting protein isoform X2, with the protein MAQEVSEYLSQNPRVAAWVEALRCEGETDKHWRHRREFLLRNAGDLAPAGGAAPAGAADAESGASSRQLQQLISFSMAWANHVFLGCRYSQKVMDKILSMAEGIKVTDAPIHTTRDELVAKKG; encoded by the exons ATGGCGCAGGAGGTGTCGGAGTACCTGAGCCAGAACCCGCGGGTGGCCGCCTGGGTGGAGGCGCTGCGCTGCGAGGGCGAGACGGACAAACACTGGCGCCACCGCCGGGAGTTTCTGCTCCGCAACGCCGGCGACCTGGCCCCCGCGGGCGGCGCGGCCCCGGCGGGCGCTGCCGACGCCGAGAGCGGCGCCAGCAGTCGGCAGCTGCAGCAGCTCATCTCCTTCTCCATGGCCTGGGCCAACCACGTCTTCCTCGGGTGCCG gtACTCTCAAAAAGTTATGGATAAAATACTTAGTATGGCTGAAGGCATCAAAGTGACAGATGCTCCCATCCATACCACAAGAGACGAACTGGTTGCCAAG AAGGGGTAG
- the CDKN2AIP gene encoding CDKN2A-interacting protein isoform X1, with the protein MAQEVSEYLSQNPRVAAWVEALRCEGETDKHWRHRREFLLRNAGDLAPAGGAAPAGAADAESGASSRQLQQLISFSMAWANHVFLGCRYSQKVMDKILSMAEGIKVTDAPIHTTRDELVAKVKKRGISSSNEGVEEPSKKRIIEGKNNSAVEQDHAKSSAKTERASAQQEVSSTCMGLSTKSESGGNSARGSGTSSQNSSASDGDRSVSRQSSSSLSAQVTTAGSGKASESQAPDKHGSASLVSSLLKSSVNSHVTQSTESRQRSGSPKKSALEGSSISASQSISEIEVPLLGSSGSSEVELPLLSSKPSSETASSGLTSKTSSEASVSSSVSKNSSSSGTSSVTPKSSTSANTSVLTSKSTSQVATSLLASKGSSQTSGSLVSKSTSLASVSQLASKSSSQTSTSQLPSKSTSQLSESSVRFSCCKLTNEDVKQKQPFFNRLYKTVAWKLVAVGGFSSSVNHGELLNAAVEALKATLDVFFVPLKELADLPESKSSQENIVCELRCKSVYLGTGCGKSKENAKAVASREALKLFLKKKVVVKICKRKYRGSEIEDLVLLDEESRPVNLPPALKHPQELL; encoded by the exons ATGGCGCAGGAGGTGTCGGAGTACCTGAGCCAGAACCCGCGGGTGGCCGCCTGGGTGGAGGCGCTGCGCTGCGAGGGCGAGACGGACAAACACTGGCGCCACCGCCGGGAGTTTCTGCTCCGCAACGCCGGCGACCTGGCCCCCGCGGGCGGCGCGGCCCCGGCGGGCGCTGCCGACGCCGAGAGCGGCGCCAGCAGTCGGCAGCTGCAGCAGCTCATCTCCTTCTCCATGGCCTGGGCCAACCACGTCTTCCTCGGGTGCCG gtACTCTCAAAAAGTTATGGATAAAATACTTAGTATGGCTGAAGGCATCAAAGTGACAGATGCTCCCATCCATACCACAAGAGACGAACTGGTTGCCAAGGTGAAGAAAAGAGGGATATCGAGTAGCAATG AAGGGGTAGAAGAGCCATCGAAAAAACGAATCatagaaggaaaaaacaattcTGCAGTTGAGCAAGATCACGCAAAAagttctgccaaaacagaacgtGCATCAGCTCAGCAGGAAGTCAGCTCGACATGTATGGGGTTGTCTACCAAATCCGAGAGTGGTGGGAACTCAGCTCGGGGCTCTGGCACCTCCAGTCAGAACAGCTCTGCAAGTGACGGGGATCGGTCTGTCTCCCGGCAAAGCAGCAGCAGCCTTTCCGCTCAGGTGACAACAGCAGGGTCTGGAAAAGCTTCTGAATCTCAAGCTCCAGATAAACATGGTTCAGCATCGCTGGTCTCTTCGTTGTTGAAATCCAGTGTGAATAGTCATGTGACCCAATCCACTGAATCCAGACAACGAAGTGGATCACCTAAAAAGAGTGCTTTGGAAGGCTCTTCAATCTCAGCTTCTCAAAGCATCTCAGAGATAGAGGTGCCCTTGTTGGGCTCCTCAGGAAGCTCAGAAGTAGAGTTGCCACTGTTGTCATCTAAACCTAGTTCAGAGACAGCTTCAAGTGGGTTAACTTCCAAAACTAGTTCAGAGGCAAGCGTTTCATCGTCGGTCTCTAAAAACAGTTCCTCATCAGGCACCTCCTCGGTAACTCCCAAGAGCAGCACCTCAGCAAATACATCGGTGCTGACTTCCAAGAGCACTTCGCAGGTGGCCACGTCGCTGTTAGCTTCCAAGGGCAGCTCCCAGACCAGTGGGTCTCTGGTTTCCAAAAGCACTTCCTTAGCAAGTGTGTCCCAGCTGGCTTCTAAGAGTAGTTCTCAGACCAGCACGTCACAGTTGCCTTCTAAAAGTACTTCACAGTTAAGTGAGAGTTCTGTGAGATTCTCTTGTTGCAAGTTAACCAATGAAGATGTGAAACAGAAGCAGCCTTTTTTCAATAGACTGTATAAAACGGTGGCCTGGAAGTTGGTAGCTGTTGGTGGCTTTAGTTCCAGTGTGAATCACGGAGAGCTCCTAAACGCAGCTGTGGAGGCTCTGAAAGCTACACTGGATGTGTTTTTTGTCCCGCTGAAAGAACTGGCAGATCTGCCTGAAAGTAAGAGCTCTCAAGAAAATATCGTTTGTGAATTGAGATGCAAGTCTGTCTATTTGGGCACTGGCtgtggaaaaagcaaggaaaatgcaAAAGCAGTCGCCTCCAGAGAAGCTCTGAAGTTATTTCTCAAGAAAAAGGTGGtggtaaaaatatgtaaaaggaaATACAGAGGCAGTGAAATAGAAGACCTGGTACTCCTTGATGAAGAATCAAGGCCTGTAAACTTACCTCCAGCATTGAAACATCCTCAAGAATTACTATAA